In the genome of Hymenobacter taeanensis, one region contains:
- the dprA gene encoding DNA-processing protein DprA, which translates to MEVANQDLYYEVALTLFPNIGPQLTRQLMSYGGSARNVLHLPPGKLRKIPGVGPATVAILTGLERTKALKQAEESLRKAEKESVQILFYTSKRFPARLKQLPDAPVLLYYQGTSDLNHPKTVAIVGTRQATDYGREQTERLVKGFVAHRPLVVSGLAYGIDIAAHRAALQEGLETVGVMATGLDVLYPAAHRKTAEKMLTQGGLLTEFPFGTQPDKYNFPSRNRIIAGLSDGTVVVEAARKGGALITADLAHGYDRDVLAIPGPLGSVASEGCHELIKTNRAALYSEPKDLEQLLNWDAALQLTGKFKGPTSFDPADFSVEEFSILEVLQVAKEEHMDTIAWKAQLPVHQVASLLLGLEFRGVVKALPGKRFLLG; encoded by the coding sequence GTGGAAGTAGCTAACCAAGATCTTTACTACGAAGTAGCCCTTACCCTTTTCCCCAATATTGGGCCGCAGCTCACGCGGCAGCTGATGAGCTACGGAGGCTCGGCCCGGAACGTGCTGCACCTGCCGCCGGGCAAGCTGCGCAAGATTCCGGGCGTGGGGCCGGCCACCGTGGCTATCCTGACTGGCCTGGAGCGCACCAAAGCCCTAAAACAGGCCGAGGAAAGCCTGCGGAAAGCCGAAAAGGAAAGCGTGCAGATTCTGTTTTACACCAGTAAACGGTTCCCCGCGCGGCTTAAGCAGCTCCCCGACGCACCCGTGCTGCTCTACTACCAAGGCACCTCCGACCTGAACCACCCCAAAACGGTGGCCATTGTGGGCACCCGCCAAGCCACTGACTATGGCCGCGAGCAAACGGAGCGGCTGGTGAAAGGATTTGTGGCGCACCGGCCCTTGGTAGTAAGCGGACTGGCCTACGGAATTGATATTGCCGCTCACCGCGCCGCTTTGCAGGAGGGCCTGGAGACGGTGGGCGTTATGGCTACTGGCCTAGACGTGCTCTACCCCGCCGCCCACCGCAAAACCGCCGAGAAAATGCTCACGCAAGGTGGCCTACTCACGGAATTTCCCTTCGGCACCCAACCTGACAAGTACAACTTCCCCTCCCGTAACCGAATAATTGCAGGCCTCTCCGACGGCACCGTGGTAGTGGAAGCGGCCCGCAAAGGGGGCGCCCTGATTACCGCCGACCTAGCCCACGGCTACGACCGGGATGTGCTGGCCATACCCGGCCCGCTGGGCTCGGTGGCCTCCGAGGGCTGCCACGAGCTCATTAAGACCAACCGGGCCGCGCTGTACTCTGAGCCCAAGGACCTGGAGCAGCTCCTGAATTGGGATGCGGCCCTGCAGCTCACCGGCAAGTTCAAAGGCCCGACTAGCTTTGACCCCGCAGATTTCAGCGTTGAAGAGTTCAGTATTCTGGAGGTGCTGCAGGTTGCCAAGGAAGAGCACATGGATACTATTGCCTGGAAAGCGCAATTGCCGGTCCATCAGGTGGCTTCTCTCCTGCTCGGCCTTGAGTTTCGGGGAGTGGTGAAAGCGTTGCCTGGCAAACGGTTTTTGCTTGGCTGA
- a CDS encoding TlpA family protein disulfide reductase translates to MRHLLLLPLSLLSGVSCQRSAGGLTAPTTGASSSIKAAPDLNLPQPDGSKLALSSLRGKYVLVDFWASWCGPCRAESPNLRKLYRQFHSRGLEIYSVSLDVNQARWHEAIAADELTWHHVSDLRGWQSAGAQAYGVRSIPYSVLLDPEGYILALNLRGRALGQKISEYIPLD, encoded by the coding sequence ATGCGCCACCTCCTGCTCCTACCTCTTTCGTTACTGAGTGGGGTAAGCTGCCAGCGTTCTGCTGGCGGCCTCACAGCTCCAACCACAGGTGCTAGCTCAAGCATAAAGGCAGCGCCCGACCTCAATCTGCCCCAGCCTGATGGGAGCAAGCTGGCTCTAAGCAGCCTGCGCGGCAAATATGTGCTCGTTGATTTCTGGGCCTCCTGGTGCGGTCCGTGCCGAGCCGAAAGCCCTAACCTGCGTAAACTTTATAGGCAGTTTCACAGCCGTGGGCTGGAAATCTATAGCGTATCGTTGGATGTAAATCAGGCCCGGTGGCACGAAGCTATTGCGGCCGATGAATTAACATGGCACCATGTCTCGGATCTGCGTGGCTGGCAGAGCGCTGGGGCCCAAGCCTATGGCGTCCGTTCTATTCCGTACTCCGTGTTGCTAGACCCCGAAGGCTACATACTGGCCCTCAATTTGCGCGGCCGGGCCCTGGGGCAAAAGATTTCTGAATACATTCCCCTGGATTAA
- a CDS encoding TlpA disulfide reductase family protein translates to MKSFLFMGALLGMVNACNKNTTPTTSTAGSAAGTYQINGQLQNAPAGTKIYLAELGETQFVSRDTATVGENGKFTFSGTVPEAGIYQVKTTDKNQVLLALSNGSRVELTGDAEKLGDTYSVKGSPDSELWHRYSQALQSTQQQMQQAMPRLEERYSRAAQAGRTDSMRAIQSQAELLQKTSQRPVQQLVRQNPNSIVTAFVVTSILNPEENFTLADSVATQLKTSQPNSRYTKSLVARLDPLRATALGVQAPEISLLAPDGKPVTLTSLRGKYVLIDFWASWCRPCRQENPNVVKAYNKFKDKGFEIYSVSFDQDRDKWLKAIQADGLTWTHVSDLKGWESAAGQTYGIKSIPASFLLDPQGRIIGKNLRGDALAAKLATVLK, encoded by the coding sequence ATGAAGAGTTTTCTGTTTATGGGCGCCCTGCTAGGCATGGTGAATGCCTGCAACAAAAATACAACTCCCACTACCAGCACGGCCGGATCGGCGGCCGGTACCTACCAGATTAACGGTCAGCTGCAGAACGCCCCGGCCGGTACCAAGATATACTTAGCTGAGCTAGGCGAAACCCAATTTGTGTCACGTGATACGGCTACCGTTGGGGAAAATGGCAAGTTCACCTTCTCTGGTACGGTGCCCGAAGCCGGTATTTATCAGGTAAAAACTACCGACAAAAACCAGGTGCTGCTGGCCCTGAGCAATGGCAGCCGCGTGGAGCTGACCGGCGATGCGGAGAAGCTAGGCGACACCTACAGCGTAAAGGGCTCTCCCGACTCTGAGCTGTGGCATCGCTACAGCCAGGCGCTGCAGAGCACCCAGCAGCAGATGCAGCAGGCAATGCCGCGTTTAGAGGAGCGCTACAGCCGCGCCGCCCAAGCCGGCCGCACCGACTCCATGCGGGCGATTCAGAGCCAGGCCGAACTGCTGCAAAAAACCAGCCAGCGCCCAGTGCAGCAACTGGTTCGCCAAAACCCCAACTCCATTGTGACGGCTTTTGTGGTGACCAGCATTCTGAACCCCGAGGAGAACTTCACCCTCGCCGATTCAGTGGCCACGCAACTAAAGACGTCGCAGCCAAACTCACGCTACACGAAAAGTCTGGTAGCCCGGCTAGATCCGCTGCGGGCAACCGCACTGGGCGTACAGGCCCCAGAAATCAGCCTGCTGGCTCCCGACGGTAAACCCGTAACCCTGACCAGCCTGCGCGGTAAATACGTGCTGATTGACTTCTGGGCCTCGTGGTGCCGTCCTTGCCGACAGGAGAACCCCAACGTGGTAAAGGCTTACAATAAGTTCAAGGACAAAGGCTTCGAGATTTACAGCGTAAGCTTCGACCAGGACCGCGACAAGTGGCTGAAAGCTATTCAGGCCGATGGCCTTACCTGGACCCACGTTTCTGACCTGAAAGGGTGGGAGAGTGCAGCCGGCCAGACCTACGGTATCAAATCGATTCCTGCTTCCTTCCTGCTTGATCCGCAGGGGCGCATCATTGGCAAAAACCTGCGTGGTGATGCCTTGGCCGCCAAACTGGCTACTGTTTTGAAGTAG
- the alaS gene encoding alanine--tRNA ligase produces the protein MSLPTASHVRQQFLDFFASKGHHIVPSAPIVVKDDPTLLFINSGMAPFKDYFLGNKPAPFKRIADTQKCLRVSGKHNDLEEVGYDTYHHTMFEMLGNWSFGDYFKKDAIAWAWELLTDVFKLPKDRLYVTYFEGDKGDGLGPDTETQNLWRQYVAEERILPGNKKDNFWEMGDTGPCGPCTEIHIDLRDEAEVAQKGGAGLVNADHPQVVEIWNNVFMEFERRADKSLLKLPQQNVDTGMGFERLMMAVSGVKSNYDTDVFQPLIQFIASQVGLQYHGTAPATVNDQPATENEKTDIAIRVIADHIRTISFTIADGQLPSNVKAGYVIRRILRRAVRYAFSSLNQKQPFLYKLVPVLADQMANIFPELKQQQQFVQRVIEEEEIAFLKTLENGLRRLDALEESARANGNRIDGKTAFELSDTFGFPLDLTALIAREKGLTVDEEGFKKELEAQKNRSRNAQEAEQSDWTIVTESEEQPVFVGYDQEQAPARILRYRRTDRKGKTEYQVVLDQTPFYAESGGQIGDTGYLVSPLSKVRVLDTKKENDLIVHTVLELPQDLDADFSAEVDHARRDQIRRNHTATHLLQAALREVVGTHVAQKGSLVNEKLLRFDFSHFTKVTDDQLRQVENLVNQRIRQQIPLDERRNVPIDEAKALGATALFGEKYGEFVRVITFDREFSVELCGGTHVRTTGDIGFFKITSESAVGAGVRRIEAVTAEAAEAFVNQQLDLLGQVREALGNPQHLIPSIEKQTEEIANLRKQIDQFAQQSINQQKDQLVGQVKPLNGVSFIAAQVQATSADGLKTLAFNLRQSVPNLVAVLGAEIDGKPQLAVMLDDELAKGGKLNASTLVRELAKEIQGGGGGQPFFATAGGKNVGGLGAAIGKAEDLISKSLA, from the coding sequence ATGTCACTCCCTACCGCCAGCCACGTCCGCCAGCAGTTCCTGGATTTCTTCGCTTCTAAAGGCCACCACATTGTGCCCTCGGCACCTATCGTGGTGAAGGACGACCCCACGCTGCTCTTTATTAACTCGGGCATGGCTCCGTTCAAGGACTACTTCCTTGGTAACAAGCCCGCCCCGTTTAAGCGCATTGCCGACACCCAGAAGTGTCTGCGCGTATCGGGCAAGCACAACGACCTGGAAGAGGTAGGGTATGACACCTATCACCACACCATGTTCGAGATGCTCGGCAACTGGTCGTTTGGTGATTACTTCAAGAAGGACGCCATTGCCTGGGCCTGGGAGTTACTTACCGATGTGTTTAAGCTGCCCAAGGACCGCCTCTACGTAACGTATTTTGAAGGCGACAAGGGCGACGGCCTGGGCCCCGACACCGAAACCCAGAACCTGTGGCGCCAGTACGTGGCCGAGGAGCGCATTTTGCCCGGCAACAAGAAGGATAACTTCTGGGAGATGGGTGACACCGGCCCCTGCGGACCCTGCACGGAAATCCACATTGACCTGCGCGACGAAGCCGAAGTAGCCCAGAAAGGCGGTGCCGGACTGGTAAACGCCGACCACCCCCAGGTAGTGGAAATCTGGAACAACGTGTTCATGGAGTTCGAGCGCCGCGCCGACAAGTCGCTGCTAAAACTGCCTCAGCAGAACGTAGATACGGGCATGGGCTTCGAGCGTTTGATGATGGCCGTGTCGGGCGTGAAGTCGAACTACGACACCGACGTATTCCAGCCGCTTATTCAGTTCATTGCCTCGCAGGTAGGCCTGCAGTACCACGGCACGGCCCCGGCCACCGTGAACGACCAGCCCGCCACCGAGAACGAGAAGACCGACATTGCCATCCGCGTTATTGCGGACCACATCCGGACCATCAGCTTCACCATTGCCGACGGCCAGCTGCCCAGCAACGTGAAGGCCGGCTACGTGATTCGCCGCATTCTGCGCCGTGCCGTGCGCTACGCCTTCTCGTCGCTGAACCAGAAGCAGCCCTTCCTGTATAAGCTGGTACCCGTACTAGCCGACCAGATGGCGAACATTTTCCCCGAGCTTAAGCAGCAGCAGCAGTTTGTGCAGCGCGTAATTGAGGAAGAGGAAATTGCTTTCTTAAAAACGCTGGAGAACGGTCTGCGTCGGCTTGATGCCTTGGAGGAATCTGCCCGCGCTAACGGCAACCGCATTGACGGTAAAACCGCTTTCGAGCTGTCGGATACGTTTGGTTTCCCGCTAGACCTTACCGCCCTTATTGCCCGAGAGAAGGGCCTGACGGTGGACGAGGAAGGCTTCAAGAAAGAACTGGAGGCCCAGAAAAACCGCTCCCGCAACGCCCAGGAGGCTGAGCAGAGCGACTGGACCATCGTAACCGAATCAGAAGAGCAGCCCGTATTTGTGGGCTACGACCAGGAGCAGGCCCCAGCCCGTATCCTGCGCTACCGCCGCACCGACCGCAAGGGCAAAACCGAATACCAAGTGGTGCTCGACCAGACGCCGTTCTACGCCGAATCAGGTGGACAGATTGGGGACACCGGTTACCTGGTATCGCCGCTGAGCAAAGTGCGCGTGCTCGACACGAAGAAGGAGAATGACCTCATTGTGCACACCGTGCTGGAGCTGCCCCAGGACCTAGATGCTGACTTTAGCGCCGAGGTGGACCACGCTCGCCGCGACCAGATCCGTCGTAACCACACGGCCACGCACTTGCTGCAGGCGGCCCTGCGCGAGGTTGTGGGTACGCACGTGGCGCAGAAAGGCTCGTTGGTGAACGAGAAGCTGCTCCGCTTCGACTTCAGCCACTTCACTAAGGTAACCGACGACCAGCTGCGGCAGGTGGAAAACCTGGTGAACCAGCGCATCAGGCAGCAAATTCCGCTAGACGAGCGCCGCAACGTGCCCATCGACGAGGCCAAAGCCCTGGGCGCAACTGCGTTGTTTGGTGAGAAGTACGGCGAGTTTGTGCGCGTTATCACCTTCGACCGGGAGTTCTCGGTGGAGCTTTGCGGCGGCACCCACGTACGCACCACCGGCGACATTGGCTTCTTCAAAATTACCTCAGAAAGCGCAGTAGGCGCCGGCGTACGCCGCATCGAGGCCGTAACGGCTGAGGCGGCCGAAGCCTTCGTAAACCAGCAGCTAGATCTGCTAGGCCAGGTGCGCGAAGCTCTGGGCAACCCCCAGCACCTCATCCCCAGCATTGAAAAGCAAACCGAGGAAATTGCCAACCTGCGCAAGCAAATTGACCAGTTTGCCCAGCAGAGTATCAACCAGCAGAAAGACCAACTGGTAGGCCAGGTAAAGCCGCTCAACGGTGTGAGCTTCATTGCTGCGCAAGTACAGGCGACTTCAGCCGATGGCCTCAAAACCCTGGCCTTCAACCTGCGCCAGTCGGTGCCTAACCTGGTGGCCGTGCTCGGCGCCGAAATCGACGGTAAGCCCCAGCTGGCTGTTATGCTCGATGATGAACTAGCCAAAGGCGGCAAGCTCAACGCTAGCACACTGGTGCGCGAACTGGCCAAGGAAATTCAGGGCGGCGGCGGCGGCCAGCCGTTCTTTGCTACGGCCGGTGGCAAGAACGTAGGTGGCCTAGGGGCCGCCATTGGCAAAGCGGAGGACTTGATCAGCAAGTCACTGGCCTAG
- the gatB gene encoding Asp-tRNA(Asn)/Glu-tRNA(Gln) amidotransferase subunit GatB: MDESIKAKYQPVIGLEVHAQLLTRSKMYSSDENEYGALPNNNLSVITLGHPGTLPRVNYTAVEYAMKMGLATNCQIRRDNLFARKNYFYPDLPKGYQITQDKTPICTNGHVEIRLADGSTKKIGITRIHMEEDAGKSMHLAGEVETLVDLNRAGVPLIEIVSEPDIRTAEEAYAYLSEIKKLVQYLDICDGNMEEGSLRCDANISVMLKGADKFGTKVEVKNMNSFRNVQRAIEYEIERQIAMAEAGEVIDSETRGFDAQTGTTNGQRSKETMNDYRYFPEPDLPPVVIDDEWLHRVQAELPALPQQLYARFTGELGLSDYDANVLTADKEVALYFDELTRLTANSKAAANWVTGPVKAYLNERALTLDQFPLTPQHLADIIALIDENKVGHSVASKQLFPYLLDNPTQTAAAAAEAQGLLQQSDAGELEAKIQQVLEANPAKVAEYRAGKKSLTGMFMGELMKLTGGKADPKLANQLLRQQLEA, encoded by the coding sequence ATGGACGAAAGCATCAAAGCCAAATACCAGCCCGTAATCGGCCTCGAAGTGCACGCGCAGCTGCTCACCCGCAGCAAGATGTACTCTTCTGATGAGAATGAATACGGCGCGCTTCCTAATAACAATCTCAGCGTGATTACGCTAGGCCACCCCGGCACGCTGCCGCGCGTGAACTACACGGCCGTGGAGTACGCCATGAAAATGGGCCTGGCTACCAACTGCCAGATTCGGCGCGACAACCTCTTTGCGCGCAAGAATTACTTCTATCCTGACCTTCCCAAAGGGTACCAGATTACCCAGGACAAAACGCCCATTTGCACGAATGGCCACGTAGAAATCCGCTTGGCAGATGGCTCAACCAAGAAAATTGGCATCACCCGCATTCACATGGAGGAAGACGCGGGTAAGTCGATGCACTTGGCGGGTGAGGTGGAAACCCTCGTGGACCTGAACCGCGCCGGCGTGCCTCTGATTGAGATTGTATCGGAGCCCGACATTCGGACCGCTGAAGAGGCCTACGCGTATCTCTCCGAAATTAAGAAGCTGGTGCAGTACCTCGATATCTGCGACGGCAACATGGAAGAAGGCTCACTACGCTGCGACGCCAACATTTCGGTGATGCTGAAAGGCGCCGATAAGTTTGGCACCAAGGTGGAGGTGAAGAACATGAACTCCTTCCGCAATGTGCAGCGCGCCATTGAGTATGAGATTGAGCGGCAGATTGCCATGGCGGAAGCCGGCGAGGTGATTGATAGCGAAACCCGTGGCTTTGATGCGCAAACCGGCACCACCAACGGGCAGCGCAGCAAGGAAACCATGAACGATTACCGGTACTTCCCGGAGCCCGACCTGCCCCCGGTAGTAATTGACGATGAGTGGCTGCACCGTGTGCAGGCGGAGCTGCCGGCCCTGCCGCAGCAACTTTACGCCCGCTTTACCGGCGAGCTAGGCCTCTCAGACTATGATGCCAACGTGCTAACGGCCGATAAAGAAGTAGCTCTGTATTTCGATGAGCTTACCCGCCTGACCGCCAACTCGAAGGCTGCGGCTAACTGGGTAACTGGCCCCGTAAAAGCGTACCTGAATGAGCGCGCCCTCACACTCGACCAGTTTCCGCTCACGCCCCAGCACCTCGCCGATATCATTGCTCTCATTGATGAAAACAAGGTAGGCCACTCGGTAGCCAGCAAGCAGCTGTTTCCCTACCTGCTGGATAACCCCACGCAGACGGCCGCTGCCGCAGCGGAGGCCCAAGGACTATTGCAGCAATCTGATGCTGGCGAGCTGGAAGCCAAAATTCAGCAGGTGCTGGAGGCCAACCCAGCCAAAGTAGCCGAGTATCGCGCCGGTAAGAAGTCCCTGACGGGCATGTTTATGGGTGAGCTGATGAAGCTTACCGGCGGCAAAGCCGACCCCAAACTGGCCAACCAGCTACTCCGCCAGCAGCTAGAGGCGTAG
- a CDS encoding acyl-CoA thioesterase, protein MRKQKPVQESFVSMTELVLPNDTNTLNNLMGGRMMHLMDIAAAVSAQRHSNRIVVTASVDNVSFREGIRLGSVVTLEAKVTRAFSSSMEVHIDVWAEDIPSGTKVKSNEAFFTFVAVDQSGRPIDVPDALPETAVEQELYHGALRRRQLRLVLAGRLKPAEATELKALFDLV, encoded by the coding sequence ATGCGCAAACAAAAGCCCGTTCAAGAATCCTTCGTCAGCATGACCGAATTGGTGCTGCCCAACGATACTAATACGCTCAACAACCTGATGGGCGGCCGCATGATGCACCTCATGGACATTGCCGCGGCTGTATCGGCGCAGCGCCATAGCAACCGCATTGTGGTAACGGCTTCCGTTGACAACGTTTCATTCAGGGAAGGCATTCGCCTGGGCAGCGTAGTAACGCTGGAAGCCAAAGTAACGCGGGCCTTCAGCTCCTCGATGGAGGTGCACATTGATGTGTGGGCAGAAGACATTCCCAGCGGCACCAAAGTAAAGTCGAACGAGGCCTTCTTCACCTTTGTGGCGGTAGATCAGTCGGGGCGGCCTATTGACGTGCCTGATGCCTTACCCGAAACGGCCGTAGAGCAGGAATTGTACCATGGGGCGTTGCGCCGCCGCCAACTGCGCTTGGTACTTGCTGGCCGTCTTAAGCCCGCAGAAGCTACGGAGCTAAAAGCGCTCTTCGATTTAGTTTAA
- a CDS encoding LIC11966 family surface protein: MRISTFLLTAALLTGLATTASAQTFTDPGAYNNFIVAEQRAMLKKNLRYISKAAHSDNEKKIDSKRQDLIKQTELSLNKVAKMPAFQDDKGFKEQTTEALYQLLKVYSEDYKAVDMLAATRTATVENMEQYFRLQEIAEAKMQVVNDSVDAAQKRFAQRHKMTISEDPEGKRLANYMRQVSEVNSYQHKVYLAQFRMEKASARLLDALNAQDAAAFEAARQQLVLDTQTATKELSAIAPFRGKDAQYRDAARNLVKFYGAFATNQATQMQGLMEHKDRLTKVEADKFNGFIKGYNTQNQKLVAAYNQAGSNFQATYIPVFND; this comes from the coding sequence ATGCGCATTTCTACCTTTCTACTTACCGCAGCCCTGCTGACTGGCCTAGCCACCACCGCCTCGGCCCAGACTTTTACTGACCCTGGTGCTTACAACAACTTTATCGTGGCCGAGCAGCGGGCCATGCTCAAGAAGAATCTGCGCTACATCAGCAAAGCCGCCCACTCCGACAACGAGAAGAAGATTGACTCAAAGCGCCAGGACCTGATCAAACAGACGGAGCTTTCCCTGAACAAGGTGGCTAAGATGCCGGCTTTCCAGGATGATAAAGGCTTCAAGGAGCAAACTACTGAAGCCTTATATCAGCTCCTGAAAGTGTACTCAGAGGACTATAAGGCCGTGGACATGCTGGCCGCCACTCGCACGGCTACCGTCGAGAACATGGAGCAGTACTTTCGGCTGCAGGAAATCGCCGAAGCGAAGATGCAGGTAGTAAACGACTCAGTGGACGCAGCCCAGAAGCGGTTTGCCCAGCGCCATAAAATGACCATTTCCGAAGACCCGGAGGGCAAGCGCCTGGCCAACTACATGCGCCAGGTATCGGAGGTGAACAGCTACCAGCACAAGGTGTATCTGGCGCAGTTTCGCATGGAGAAGGCCTCGGCGCGCCTTTTGGATGCGCTGAATGCCCAGGATGCTGCTGCCTTTGAGGCCGCCCGCCAGCAGTTGGTGCTAGATACCCAAACGGCTACCAAGGAGCTAAGCGCCATTGCGCCGTTCCGGGGCAAGGATGCCCAGTACCGCGACGCCGCCCGCAACTTGGTGAAGTTCTACGGGGCCTTTGCCACCAACCAGGCCACGCAAATGCAGGGCCTGATGGAGCACAAAGACCGCCTCACCAAAGTGGAAGCCGACAAGTTTAATGGGTTTATCAAGGGGTATAATACCCAGAACCAGAAGCTGGTAGCCGCCTACAATCAAGCCGGTAGCAACTTCCAGGCAACCTACATTCCGGTATTTAACGACTAA
- a CDS encoding energy transducer TonB, translating into MKKHLLFFGLVLSSIVAQAQEPTSKYFNKVGEEQPTAEGAYYRKEVESKGGTAAIVRTFYISGKPRSVAFYEDFVRNTEHGISEGWHENGNLSWRSAYEHGKSVGTHESFFPDGKLKYRQQYSAGKREGELLLYYADGQLKRREMYVANERTTGICYSAQGQEIPFFEYEKMPVFPGDQQALLQYIGQNVRYPGKALRRGVQGKVLIKFIVDTTGVVSHVRVAKGLDPLLDAEALHVVENLPRFEPGRQDGCPVPVYFTVPITFAINNEPLFKPRSATKRLSPPIPY; encoded by the coding sequence ATGAAAAAACATCTGCTGTTTTTTGGCCTTGTGCTAAGCAGTATTGTCGCTCAAGCTCAGGAGCCTACTAGTAAATATTTCAACAAAGTAGGAGAGGAGCAGCCCACCGCTGAAGGAGCTTATTACAGGAAGGAAGTTGAGTCTAAGGGCGGAACTGCCGCAATAGTTCGCACCTTTTACATTAGCGGTAAACCTCGCTCAGTGGCCTTCTATGAAGATTTTGTCCGTAATACGGAGCATGGCATTAGCGAGGGCTGGCACGAAAACGGCAACTTGAGCTGGCGTTCGGCATATGAGCATGGTAAGTCTGTGGGGACTCACGAAAGTTTTTTTCCTGATGGTAAGCTGAAGTATCGCCAGCAGTACTCCGCCGGTAAGCGAGAAGGAGAACTACTACTTTATTATGCCGATGGTCAACTGAAACGCAGAGAAATGTACGTGGCAAATGAGCGCACTACAGGCATTTGTTACAGCGCACAAGGTCAGGAAATACCATTTTTTGAGTACGAAAAAATGCCGGTTTTTCCAGGTGACCAACAAGCTCTTCTGCAATACATAGGTCAGAATGTCCGGTACCCCGGTAAGGCACTTCGGCGGGGTGTGCAAGGCAAGGTGCTTATTAAGTTTATTGTAGACACAACAGGTGTTGTCAGCCATGTACGTGTAGCCAAAGGCTTAGATCCACTGCTTGATGCAGAGGCTTTACATGTGGTAGAAAATCTGCCGCGTTTTGAGCCAGGTAGACAGGATGGTTGTCCGGTGCCAGTGTACTTTACGGTTCCTATAACCTTCGCTATTAATAACGAACCGTTGTTTAAGCCGCGCTCCGCCACTAAGCGTCTTTCTCCACCAATCCCTTATTAG
- a CDS encoding glycoside hydrolase family 53 protein: MKSTLLPRSRTTPSWPATRVFCSLFVLLWLGAFSGQAQSAKQPAHSSLPVRSAADQAKPGKMLGADISFLPQLEARGITFSDKGKQKDAIQILKDHGFNYVRLRLFHNPAADSGYSPDKGFCDLAHTQQMATRVKQAGLKFLLDFHYSDTWADPQKQFKPEAWKDLHGAQLEQAVHNYTRDVLLALKAQGTLPDMVQVGNEINHGLLWPDGDIHSADSVARLDNLAGLLKAGVAAVRETAPQSLIIMHIALGGQNEQSVYWLDNMFARGVTCDVIGQSYYPRWHRTLPDLQRNLTSLARRYPQDIVVVEYSELKREVNNIAFTLPNHKGKGTFIWEPLNTWEQVFDKEGKANELLGVYDEIHKKFKVK, translated from the coding sequence ATGAAGTCAACTCTGCTGCCACGCTCCCGTACTACCCCGTCATGGCCAGCCACCCGAGTATTCTGCTCGCTGTTTGTTTTGCTGTGGCTTGGGGCTTTCTCAGGCCAGGCCCAATCTGCTAAACAGCCGGCTCACTCCTCGCTGCCAGTACGCTCAGCCGCAGACCAGGCAAAACCAGGGAAGATGCTGGGGGCTGATATTTCGTTTTTGCCACAGCTGGAAGCCCGGGGGATTACGTTTTCAGATAAGGGAAAGCAGAAGGATGCCATCCAGATCCTGAAAGACCATGGCTTCAACTACGTGCGGCTGCGCCTGTTTCATAACCCGGCGGCCGACAGCGGTTACTCCCCTGATAAGGGCTTCTGCGACCTGGCCCACACCCAGCAGATGGCCACTCGCGTTAAGCAGGCGGGCCTGAAGTTCCTCCTCGACTTTCACTACAGCGACACCTGGGCCGACCCGCAGAAGCAGTTTAAGCCCGAAGCCTGGAAAGATCTGCACGGAGCCCAGCTAGAGCAAGCCGTGCACAACTATACCCGCGACGTACTGCTGGCCCTCAAGGCCCAGGGCACCCTGCCCGATATGGTGCAGGTAGGCAACGAGATTAACCATGGCTTGCTTTGGCCAGATGGTGATATTCACAGCGCCGATAGCGTGGCCCGCCTTGATAACCTGGCCGGACTACTAAAAGCAGGCGTTGCGGCCGTACGGGAAACTGCTCCGCAAAGCCTGATTATAATGCACATTGCCCTGGGCGGGCAGAATGAACAGTCAGTGTACTGGCTCGATAATATGTTTGCGCGCGGAGTTACCTGCGACGTCATAGGCCAGTCGTACTACCCCAGGTGGCACCGTACCCTCCCTGACCTGCAGCGCAACCTCACCAGCTTAGCCCGCCGTTACCCCCAGGATATTGTGGTGGTGGAATACTCTGAGCTGAAGCGGGAGGTAAATAACATCGCCTTCACCCTGCCTAACCATAAGGGCAAGGGCACCTTTATCTGGGAGCCGCTTAATACCTGGGAGCAGGTATTTGACAAGGAAGGCAAGGCCAATGAGCTGCTAGGCGTATATGATGAAATACACAAAAAGTTTAAGGTGAAGTAG
- a CDS encoding MerR family transcriptional regulator yields MPYKERDIEKQYFTIGEVAAQFNVAPSLIRFWETEFEELRPRKSKKGNRLYTPQDIDTFRTIYHLVKERGYTIPGARDMLKQKGPQLKEKIDVIQSLEKVRGFLVQMKKELDVIGKAQQG; encoded by the coding sequence ATGCCCTATAAAGAGCGCGACATCGAGAAGCAGTACTTCACCATTGGCGAGGTGGCGGCCCAATTTAATGTAGCCCCCTCCCTGATCCGGTTCTGGGAGACGGAGTTTGAGGAGCTGCGCCCGCGCAAAAGCAAAAAGGGTAACCGGCTTTATACTCCCCAGGATATTGACACGTTCCGCACCATTTACCACCTGGTGAAGGAGCGCGGCTACACCATCCCCGGTGCCCGCGACATGCTGAAGCAAAAAGGCCCGCAGCTCAAGGAGAAAATCGATGTAATCCAGAGCCTGGAAAAAGTGCGCGGCTTTCTGGTGCAGATGAAGAAAGAGCTGGATGTCATAGGCAAGGCGCAGCAGGGGTAA